Below is a genomic region from Verrucomicrobiota bacterium.
AACAACACCAACTACCGAAAGGTAGTTCAGATTCGATTTAATTCTGGCTCCTTCTTTTATGGATGCATCTGCCAATGCATTTTCAAAATTTTCACGACCTTTACCGACTCTTTCCAGTGCAGAGCCAATAACCTTTGATAAAAAGCATGGGTTCGCCTGGCAAATATCCCATGCCTGCTGGTAATTACCTGCCGTAATGGAATCTCTTAACAGCGCGACTAAAGCAACAGGTGCTAGCTTAGATTTCCGTATCTTCAAAAATCCTTCTACGGTAAAGGTCAAAACCAACACCGACAGGATGAGCAGAAAGTACATAGTAATACCACCTGCGAAGAAAACGTCTAAAAAAGTTTCATCCTTCTTGATTTCATCTGCTCCTGGTTCCTGACCGTGACTCATTGAGGTCAAAAGTATTAAAGTGATCATGGGAAGCGTGAAATACACAAAATGAAACCCACGTTGGACTAGATATTTTTTCGAGTTATTATTCATATAATATTATTTAGATGTTAGGTAATGTAGATATTTTTTACCTAATTAACAGTTAAATCTTTGTTATCCTTTCTTAGAAGGTCGGCTCTTTTTTGAGCCGCCTGAGCTCTTGACTGAGGCTTGCTGTAGATTAGCGCCACTTTCAAGTAACTTTCCAGGGCATCCGCTTTCTGTCCTTTCTTTTCTTGTATCTGCGCCCTTTGGAATGTTAATGAACTCAACAAACGTGTCTTTGACTCATCAGGTATGGGCTCATCCTTAGGAGTGTTTTCCTGAATAAGCTTTTCGGTAAGAATTGCTGCCTTCTCCAAATCTCCCTTAACGAAAGCTAATCTCGCAGTAACTACATTACCCTGTACTTCATATTCCGAACCCCTGTAGAGGCTAAGAATTTGCTCTGCTAATTGCTCCGCCTTAAAAGTCTTGCCCTTTTTAGCATAGGACTCTGCCAAATAAACTGCGGCATCAGCAACCCAGCCCACTTCCAAACCAATGTATTTATCTACCAAAGGTTTGAGAATCTTAATAGCTTTGTTTTCATCTCCGGAGGCAGCCGCATCTGCCCCCTCATGGTAAGAAGGACGTTCCTCCATGATAACCCGCTCAATCGTGTCCAATGGATAAGGTATAGTTCCTGCCGCTAACTTAACCAAGACTTTACCATCTTTAATTTCCTGAATTTCTCCTTTGACGGGATCGCCTTTTTTTAGAAAAATCTGATCTTCAGCCCAAGAGTTTAAATTGGAACAAGCAATAACAATCCATGAGCAAAAAATTAAACGAAAATTAAAACCAATTGCCATAATCTATATAGAGTGTTTTGCCTAATTAACATAATATAACAAGAAAATTAATATATGATCTCTTTAATCCACGACAAATTTAAATATATACTTATCGCTATTTTAATAGTTTTGATTGCGGCATTCGTTACTTGGGACTACAACAGCGCCAATCAAGGTGGGGGGATGCCGACCCACGTTGGAGAAATAGCGCATAAAAAAATTAATCGCGCACAGTTTGCCT
It encodes:
- a CDS encoding MotA/TolQ/ExbB proton channel family protein, encoding MITLILLTSMSHGQEPGADEIKKDETFLDVFFAGGITMYFLLILSVLVLTFTVEGFLKIRKSKLAPVALVALLRDSITAGNYQQAWDICQANPCFLSKVIGSALERVGKGRENFENALADASIKEGARIKSNLNYLSVVGVVAPMFGLFGTVTGMIKAFKVLAEKGASEFGPLSAAISEALVTTAGGLVVGIPAFLLYYVLRTEGNKYLASADTEANLLVEDIPIDQLFGVQVGPQQIPMDAAPMGGGYPPQPGPPGAPAPY